A stretch of Gossypium hirsutum isolate 1008001.06 chromosome A06, Gossypium_hirsutum_v2.1, whole genome shotgun sequence DNA encodes these proteins:
- the LOC107941562 gene encoding ankyrin repeat-containing protein ITN1: MASSSIQEGGDMDLEKGLESPHPSHNSGMEASPIPSPSSTAAAPTPALILTNTGKRIDRMGSSLTSCSSGVTDHSATPSPSSIAKTPALILSNSAKRIDRMSSSLTSSSSGTGEPSATPSPSSQANAPALVLSNSGKRIDQAAKKKYVKQVTGRHNDTELHLAAQRGDLAAVKQILADIDSQMMKTASGEDFDMEVSEIQASVVNEVNELGETALFTAAEKGHLDVVKELLKYSNKETVTKKNKSRFDPLHIAASQGHHDIVQVLLDHDPSLCQTFGPSNATPLISAATKGHTAVVNELLLRDGGLLEGTRSNGKNALHLAARQGHIDVVKALLSKDAQLARRTDKKGQTALHMAVKGQSCEVVKLLLEADAAIVMLPDKFGNTALHVATRKKRAEIVHELLSLPDTNVNALTRDHKTALDLAEGLPLSAESTEIKSCLSRCGALRANELNQPRDELRQTVTQIKKDVHTQLEQTKRTNKNVHNISKELRKLHREGINNATNSVTVVAVLFATVAFAAIFTVPGGDQDSGVAVVVKSSSFKIFFIFNAIALFTSLAVVVVQITLVRGETKAEKQVVEVINKLMWLASVCTSVAFMASSYIVVGRKHKWAAILVTVVGGLIMAGVLGTMTYYVVRSKRTRRKRGKNSRRSGSNSLLHSDFTNSEVEVDRIYAL, encoded by the exons ATGGCCTCTTCTTCAATCCAAGAAG GTGGAGATATGGATCTGGAGAAAGGACTGGAGAGTCCACATCCGAGTCATAATTCTGGCATGGAAGCTTCGCCAATACCATCACCGTCCTCAACTGCAGCAGCGCCGACTCCGGCTTTGATCCTAACAAATACTGGCAAGCGTATCGATAGAATGGGAAGTAGCCTCACTAGTTGCAGTTCCGGTGTTACAGACCACTCAGCAACACCATCACCCTCATCTATAGCAAAGACACCAGCTTTGATCCTATCGAATTCTGCTAAGCGAATTGACAGAATGTCCAGTAGCCTCACCAGTTCCAGTTCTGGTACTGGAGAACCCTCGGCGACTCCATCACCATCATCACAAGCAAATGCCCCTGCTCTGGTCCTGTCGAATTCCGGCAAGCGCATTGATCAGGCTGCCAAAAAGAAATACGTGAAGCAGGTAACTGGACGCCATAATGACACTGAGCTGCACTTGGCAGCGCAGCGTGGTGATTTGGCTGCTGTAAAGCAGATTCTTGCCGACATTGATTCTCAGATGATGAAGACTGCGAGTGGGGAAGATTTCGATATGGAGGTTTCAGAGATACAGGCTAGTGTGGTAAACGAGGTGAATGAGTTGGGGGAGACTGCCTTGTTTACTGCTGCAGAGAAAGGGCATCTTGATGTTGTCAAGGAGTTGTTAAAATACTCAAACAAAGAGACCGTTACTAAGAAGAACAAATCTAGGTTTGATCCATTGCATATTGCTGCAAGCCAAGGGCACCATG ATATTGTACAGGTACTCCTAGATCATGATCCCAGCCTATGCCAAACATTCGGGCCGTCAAATGCAACCCCTCTTATCTCTGCAGCTACCAAAGGGCATACAGCGGTAGTCAATGAGCTGCTACTGAGAGATGGTGGCTTGCTAGAGGGTACAAGATCAAATGGGAAAAACGCATTACATCTAGCTGCTCGACAGGGGCACATAGATGTCGTAAAAGCGTTGCTGAGCAAAGATGCACAGTTGGCGAGAAGAACTGACAAGAAAGGACAAACGGCATTGCACATGGCTGTTAAAGGACAGAGCTGCGAAGTGGTGAAGTTGCTTCTCGAGGCAGATGCGGCTATTGTGATGCTCCCGGACAAGTTCGGGAACACTGCACTGCATGTCGCCACTAGGAAAAAGAGAGCAGAG ATCGTACATGAGTTGTTGTCCCTTCCTGATACAAATGTCAATGCACTCACCAGAGACCATAAAACAGCCCTTGACTTAGCTGAAGGGCTTCCCCTCTCTGCAGAGTCCACAGAAATAAAGAGCTGCCTTTCTCGCTGCGGTGCTCTCAGAGCTAATGAACTGAATCAACCGAGAGACGAGTTGAGGCAGACTGTGACACAAATTAAGAAAGATGTCCATACGCAGCTTGAGCAAACCAAAAGAACCAACAAAAATGTTCATAATATTTCAAAGGAACTTAGAAAACTCCACCGAGAAGGAATCAATAATGCCACCAATTCCGTGACTGTGGTCGCTGTTCTATTTGCAACTGTTGCTTTTGCAGCTATATTTACCGTGCCTGGAGGAGATCAAGATAGTGGAGTTGCCGTGGTGGTAAAATCAAGTTCTTTTAAAATCTTCTTCATCTTCAATGCTATTGCTCTCTTCACCTCTTTGGCTGTTGTTGTTGTTCAAATTACGTTGGTCCGAGGTGAAACCAAAGCCGAGAAGCAGGTAGTGGAAGTGATTAACAAGTTGATGTGGTTGGCTTCTGTGTGTACTTCAGTTGCCTTTATGGCCTCCTCGTATATAGTGGTTGGCCGGAAACATAAGTGGGCTGCTATTTTGGTTACCGTTGTAGGGGGTCTGATTATGGCTGGGGTTCTTGGCACCATGACTTATTATGTGGTGAGATCGAAGAGGACTAGAAGGAAGAGGGGAAAGAATTCAAGGAGGAGCGGATCCAACTCGTTGCTTCATTCCGACTTCACTAATTCGGAAGTTGAAGTCGATAGGATTTATGCCCTCTAA
- the LOC107941564 gene encoding protein RDM16 isoform X1: MEKDKHATKRSRAGDGRHHRDSDHHHDSCDSHRRSDHRSSTSRRDERERSFEREGSRDKKHREGSYEEVEAKRKRKEREESEERGEKRSKLGEENRREKRERRRFGDKAKADDEIEFSNGANGGDPVQNGAAQASLPKTGHPLPTKVSSISTAENKAYSVTGSHEVTGSSTDGSSSTGKSGANLSLDALAKAKKALQMQKELAEKLKKIPSLNKGPSSSSVVTTGTVQRPVSTVPTSVATGPSSSSVPPASAAVASVKPPTTGMPAVPGLASIPNLEAVKRAQELAAKMGFRQDPQFAPLINLFPGQVQVDVPVPQKPTKAPVLRVDALGREIDEHGNIINVTKPSNLSTLKVNINKQKKDAFQILKPELEVDPESNPHFDTRMGIDKNKLLRPKRMTFQFVEEGKWSKDAEVIKLKSQFGEAKAKELKAKQAQLAKAKADINPNLIEVSERIITKEKPKDPIPEIEWWDLPILVSGSYDDIPDGVLCEDKLKKEKITIYVEHPRPIEPPAEPAPPPPQPLKLTKKEQKKLRTQRRLAREKDKQEMIRQGLIEPPKPKVKLSNLMKVLGSEATQDPTKLEMEIRSAAAEREQAHVDRNIARKLTPAERREKKERKLFDDPNMVETIVSVYRINDLSDPKTRFKVDVNAQENRLTGCAVISEGITVVVVEGGSKSIKRYGKLMLRRINWAEAVKDDKDGDEDEDEEKPPNKCVLVWQGSVAKSSFNRFSVHECITEAAAKKVFADARVAHYWDLAVNFSENDF, from the exons ATGGAGAAAGATAAACACGCAACCAAACGCTCCCGAGCCGGCGACGGCCGGCACCACCGTGACTCCGATCACCACCACGACAGCTGCGATTCCCACCGGCGATCCGATCATAGATCTTCCACATCGCGCCGTGACGAGCGCGAGAGATCTTTTGAGAGGGAAGGTTCGAGAGATAAGAAGCATCGTGAGGGTTCCTATGAAGAAGTTGAAGCGAAGAGGAAGAGGAAAGAGAGGGAAGAGAGTGAGGAGAGGGGAGAGAAGAGGAGTAAACTTGGAGAAGAAAACagaagagaaaagagagagagGAGGAGATTTGGGGATAAGGCTAAAGCAGATGATGAAATTGAGTTCTCCAATGGCGCCAATGGTGGTGATCCAGTTCAAAAT GGTGCTGCTCAGGCATCATTACCGAAGACTGGTCACCCCCTTCCTACCAAGGTATCTTCGATTTCTACTGCTGAAAATAAAGCATATAGTGTTACCGGATCTCATGAGGTTACTGGATCTAGTACAGATGGCTCTTCTTCTACTGGGAAAAGTGGTGCAAACCTCTCTCTTGATGCCTTAGCCAAAGCGAAAAAGGCTTTACAAATGCAGAAAGAATTAGCTGAGAAACTGAAGAAGATACCCTCA TTGAACAAAGGCCCTAGCTCGAGTTCAGTAGTGACTACTGGAACAGTTCAACGACCAGTCTCAACTGTGCCTACATCTGTTGCCACTGGACCATCAAGCTCATCAGTTCCCCCTGCCTCTGCAGCAGTAGCTTCTGTGAAGCCACCTACTACTGGCATGCCTGCTGTTCCGGGCCTTGCGTCAATACCCAATTTAGAAGCTGTTAAACGTGCTCAGGAGCTGGCTGCTAAGATGGGATTCCGCCAGGACCCTCAGTTTGCTCCTCTAATAAACTTGTTTCCCGGACAGGTGCAAGTAGATGTTCCAGTTCCACAGAAACCTACGAAGGCACCTGTTCTCCGTGTTGATGCACTCGGTAGAGAAATTGATGAGCACGGTAATATCATAAATGTGACTAAACCAAGTAATCTTAGCACCCTCAAG GTCAACATTAACAAGCAAAAGAAAGATGCATTTCAGATCCTTAAACCTGAACTGGAGGTGGATCCAGAATCAAATCCACATTTTGATACACGGATGGGAATCGATAAGAACAAGCTTCTTAGACCAAAAAGGATGACTTTTCAGTTTGTAGAGGAAGGGAAATGGTCAAAAGATGCGGAGGTCATCAAATTGAAG AGTCAATTTGGAGAAGCAAAAGCGAAAGAGCTAAAAGCAAAGCAAGCACAATTGGCAAAGGCAAAGGCTGATATAAATCCAAATTTAATTGAGGTGTCGGAAAGAATTATAACAAAGGAGAAACCAAAAGACCCAATTCCTGAAATAGAGTGGTG GGATTTACCTATTCTGGTTTCGGGTTCCTACGATGATATCCCTGATGGTGTGCTGTGTGAAGATAAACTGAAGAAGGAGAAAATCACAATATATGTTGAACATCCTCGTCCGATTGAGCCTCCTGCTGAGCCAGCTCCCCCACCACCTCAGCCCCTGAAGCTAACCAAGAAGGAGCAGAAGAAACTTCGGACTCAGCGACGTCTGGCCCGGGAGAAGGATAAACAGGAGATGATTAGACAAGGCCTGATAGAACCTCCGAAGCCAAAAGTTAAGTTGAGCaatttaatgaaagttttaggctctGAAGCTACCCAAGATCCTACTAAGCTTGAAATGGAAATCCGAAGTGCTGCTGCTGAGCGGGAACAAGCTCATGTCGACAGGAACATTGCTCGCAAGCTTACTCCTGCCGAGCGCCgtgaaaagaaagagagaaagctTTTTGATGACCCAAATATGGTGGAGACTATTGTTTCGGTTTACAGGATCAATGACCTCTCTGATCCCAAGACCCGCTTCAAAGTTGATGTTAATGCCCAAGAAAATCGGTTGACTGGTTGTGCTGTGATTTCCGAGGGCATTACTGTTGTAGTAGTGGAAGGTGGAAGCAAATCCATTAAGAGGTATGGGAAGCTTATGCTTCGGAGAATCAACTGGGCTGAAGCTGTAAAAGATGACAAGGAcggagatgaagatgaagacgAAGAGAAACCGCCTAACAAGTGTGTGCTGGTTTGGCAAGGTAGCGTTGCAAAATCAAGTTTCAACAGGTTCTCTGTTCACGAGTGCATCACCGAAGCAGCCGCGAAAAAGGTATTTGCTGATGCAAGAGTTGCCCATTACTGGGACCTTGCGGTTAATTTCTCTGAGAATGATTTTTGA
- the LOC107941564 gene encoding protein RDM16 isoform X2, producing the protein MKKLKRRGRGKRGKRVRRGERRGVNLEKKTEEKRERGGDLGIRLKQMMKLSSPMAPMVVIQFKMVLLRHHYRRLVTPFLPSTDGSSSTGKSGANLSLDALAKAKKALQMQKELAEKLKKIPSLNKGPSSSSVVTTGTVQRPVSTVPTSVATGPSSSSVPPASAAVASVKPPTTGMPAVPGLASIPNLEAVKRAQELAAKMGFRQDPQFAPLINLFPGQVQVDVPVPQKPTKAPVLRVDALGREIDEHGNIINVTKPSNLSTLKVNINKQKKDAFQILKPELEVDPESNPHFDTRMGIDKNKLLRPKRMTFQFVEEGKWSKDAEVIKLKSQFGEAKAKELKAKQAQLAKAKADINPNLIEVSERIITKEKPKDPIPEIEWWDLPILVSGSYDDIPDGVLCEDKLKKEKITIYVEHPRPIEPPAEPAPPPPQPLKLTKKEQKKLRTQRRLAREKDKQEMIRQGLIEPPKPKVKLSNLMKVLGSEATQDPTKLEMEIRSAAAEREQAHVDRNIARKLTPAERREKKERKLFDDPNMVETIVSVYRINDLSDPKTRFKVDVNAQENRLTGCAVISEGITVVVVEGGSKSIKRYGKLMLRRINWAEAVKDDKDGDEDEDEEKPPNKCVLVWQGSVAKSSFNRFSVHECITEAAAKKVFADARVAHYWDLAVNFSENDF; encoded by the exons ATGAAGAAGTTGAAGCGAAGAGGAAGAGGAAAGAGAGGGAAGAGAGTGAGGAGAGGGGAGAGAAGAGGAGTAAACTTGGAGAAGAAAACagaagagaaaagagagagagGAGGAGATTTGGGGATAAGGCTAAAGCAGATGATGAAATTGAGTTCTCCAATGGCGCCAATGGTGGTGATCCAGTTCAAAAT GGTGCTGCTCAGGCATCATTACCGAAGACTGGTCACCCCCTTCCTACCAAG TACAGATGGCTCTTCTTCTACTGGGAAAAGTGGTGCAAACCTCTCTCTTGATGCCTTAGCCAAAGCGAAAAAGGCTTTACAAATGCAGAAAGAATTAGCTGAGAAACTGAAGAAGATACCCTCA TTGAACAAAGGCCCTAGCTCGAGTTCAGTAGTGACTACTGGAACAGTTCAACGACCAGTCTCAACTGTGCCTACATCTGTTGCCACTGGACCATCAAGCTCATCAGTTCCCCCTGCCTCTGCAGCAGTAGCTTCTGTGAAGCCACCTACTACTGGCATGCCTGCTGTTCCGGGCCTTGCGTCAATACCCAATTTAGAAGCTGTTAAACGTGCTCAGGAGCTGGCTGCTAAGATGGGATTCCGCCAGGACCCTCAGTTTGCTCCTCTAATAAACTTGTTTCCCGGACAGGTGCAAGTAGATGTTCCAGTTCCACAGAAACCTACGAAGGCACCTGTTCTCCGTGTTGATGCACTCGGTAGAGAAATTGATGAGCACGGTAATATCATAAATGTGACTAAACCAAGTAATCTTAGCACCCTCAAG GTCAACATTAACAAGCAAAAGAAAGATGCATTTCAGATCCTTAAACCTGAACTGGAGGTGGATCCAGAATCAAATCCACATTTTGATACACGGATGGGAATCGATAAGAACAAGCTTCTTAGACCAAAAAGGATGACTTTTCAGTTTGTAGAGGAAGGGAAATGGTCAAAAGATGCGGAGGTCATCAAATTGAAG AGTCAATTTGGAGAAGCAAAAGCGAAAGAGCTAAAAGCAAAGCAAGCACAATTGGCAAAGGCAAAGGCTGATATAAATCCAAATTTAATTGAGGTGTCGGAAAGAATTATAACAAAGGAGAAACCAAAAGACCCAATTCCTGAAATAGAGTGGTG GGATTTACCTATTCTGGTTTCGGGTTCCTACGATGATATCCCTGATGGTGTGCTGTGTGAAGATAAACTGAAGAAGGAGAAAATCACAATATATGTTGAACATCCTCGTCCGATTGAGCCTCCTGCTGAGCCAGCTCCCCCACCACCTCAGCCCCTGAAGCTAACCAAGAAGGAGCAGAAGAAACTTCGGACTCAGCGACGTCTGGCCCGGGAGAAGGATAAACAGGAGATGATTAGACAAGGCCTGATAGAACCTCCGAAGCCAAAAGTTAAGTTGAGCaatttaatgaaagttttaggctctGAAGCTACCCAAGATCCTACTAAGCTTGAAATGGAAATCCGAAGTGCTGCTGCTGAGCGGGAACAAGCTCATGTCGACAGGAACATTGCTCGCAAGCTTACTCCTGCCGAGCGCCgtgaaaagaaagagagaaagctTTTTGATGACCCAAATATGGTGGAGACTATTGTTTCGGTTTACAGGATCAATGACCTCTCTGATCCCAAGACCCGCTTCAAAGTTGATGTTAATGCCCAAGAAAATCGGTTGACTGGTTGTGCTGTGATTTCCGAGGGCATTACTGTTGTAGTAGTGGAAGGTGGAAGCAAATCCATTAAGAGGTATGGGAAGCTTATGCTTCGGAGAATCAACTGGGCTGAAGCTGTAAAAGATGACAAGGAcggagatgaagatgaagacgAAGAGAAACCGCCTAACAAGTGTGTGCTGGTTTGGCAAGGTAGCGTTGCAAAATCAAGTTTCAACAGGTTCTCTGTTCACGAGTGCATCACCGAAGCAGCCGCGAAAAAGGTATTTGCTGATGCAAGAGTTGCCCATTACTGGGACCTTGCGGTTAATTTCTCTGAGAATGATTTTTGA
- the LOC107941564 gene encoding protein RDM16 isoform X3 — protein sequence MQKELAEKLKKIPSLNKGPSSSSVVTTGTVQRPVSTVPTSVATGPSSSSVPPASAAVASVKPPTTGMPAVPGLASIPNLEAVKRAQELAAKMGFRQDPQFAPLINLFPGQVQVDVPVPQKPTKAPVLRVDALGREIDEHGNIINVTKPSNLSTLKVNINKQKKDAFQILKPELEVDPESNPHFDTRMGIDKNKLLRPKRMTFQFVEEGKWSKDAEVIKLKSQFGEAKAKELKAKQAQLAKAKADINPNLIEVSERIITKEKPKDPIPEIEWWDLPILVSGSYDDIPDGVLCEDKLKKEKITIYVEHPRPIEPPAEPAPPPPQPLKLTKKEQKKLRTQRRLAREKDKQEMIRQGLIEPPKPKVKLSNLMKVLGSEATQDPTKLEMEIRSAAAEREQAHVDRNIARKLTPAERREKKERKLFDDPNMVETIVSVYRINDLSDPKTRFKVDVNAQENRLTGCAVISEGITVVVVEGGSKSIKRYGKLMLRRINWAEAVKDDKDGDEDEDEEKPPNKCVLVWQGSVAKSSFNRFSVHECITEAAAKKVFADARVAHYWDLAVNFSENDF from the exons ATGCAGAAAGAATTAGCTGAGAAACTGAAGAAGATACCCTCA TTGAACAAAGGCCCTAGCTCGAGTTCAGTAGTGACTACTGGAACAGTTCAACGACCAGTCTCAACTGTGCCTACATCTGTTGCCACTGGACCATCAAGCTCATCAGTTCCCCCTGCCTCTGCAGCAGTAGCTTCTGTGAAGCCACCTACTACTGGCATGCCTGCTGTTCCGGGCCTTGCGTCAATACCCAATTTAGAAGCTGTTAAACGTGCTCAGGAGCTGGCTGCTAAGATGGGATTCCGCCAGGACCCTCAGTTTGCTCCTCTAATAAACTTGTTTCCCGGACAGGTGCAAGTAGATGTTCCAGTTCCACAGAAACCTACGAAGGCACCTGTTCTCCGTGTTGATGCACTCGGTAGAGAAATTGATGAGCACGGTAATATCATAAATGTGACTAAACCAAGTAATCTTAGCACCCTCAAG GTCAACATTAACAAGCAAAAGAAAGATGCATTTCAGATCCTTAAACCTGAACTGGAGGTGGATCCAGAATCAAATCCACATTTTGATACACGGATGGGAATCGATAAGAACAAGCTTCTTAGACCAAAAAGGATGACTTTTCAGTTTGTAGAGGAAGGGAAATGGTCAAAAGATGCGGAGGTCATCAAATTGAAG AGTCAATTTGGAGAAGCAAAAGCGAAAGAGCTAAAAGCAAAGCAAGCACAATTGGCAAAGGCAAAGGCTGATATAAATCCAAATTTAATTGAGGTGTCGGAAAGAATTATAACAAAGGAGAAACCAAAAGACCCAATTCCTGAAATAGAGTGGTG GGATTTACCTATTCTGGTTTCGGGTTCCTACGATGATATCCCTGATGGTGTGCTGTGTGAAGATAAACTGAAGAAGGAGAAAATCACAATATATGTTGAACATCCTCGTCCGATTGAGCCTCCTGCTGAGCCAGCTCCCCCACCACCTCAGCCCCTGAAGCTAACCAAGAAGGAGCAGAAGAAACTTCGGACTCAGCGACGTCTGGCCCGGGAGAAGGATAAACAGGAGATGATTAGACAAGGCCTGATAGAACCTCCGAAGCCAAAAGTTAAGTTGAGCaatttaatgaaagttttaggctctGAAGCTACCCAAGATCCTACTAAGCTTGAAATGGAAATCCGAAGTGCTGCTGCTGAGCGGGAACAAGCTCATGTCGACAGGAACATTGCTCGCAAGCTTACTCCTGCCGAGCGCCgtgaaaagaaagagagaaagctTTTTGATGACCCAAATATGGTGGAGACTATTGTTTCGGTTTACAGGATCAATGACCTCTCTGATCCCAAGACCCGCTTCAAAGTTGATGTTAATGCCCAAGAAAATCGGTTGACTGGTTGTGCTGTGATTTCCGAGGGCATTACTGTTGTAGTAGTGGAAGGTGGAAGCAAATCCATTAAGAGGTATGGGAAGCTTATGCTTCGGAGAATCAACTGGGCTGAAGCTGTAAAAGATGACAAGGAcggagatgaagatgaagacgAAGAGAAACCGCCTAACAAGTGTGTGCTGGTTTGGCAAGGTAGCGTTGCAAAATCAAGTTTCAACAGGTTCTCTGTTCACGAGTGCATCACCGAAGCAGCCGCGAAAAAGGTATTTGCTGATGCAAGAGTTGCCCATTACTGGGACCTTGCGGTTAATTTCTCTGAGAATGATTTTTGA